The proteins below come from a single Takifugu rubripes chromosome 10, fTakRub1.2, whole genome shotgun sequence genomic window:
- the eef1a1l3 gene encoding elongation factor 1-alpha-like, whose amino-acid sequence MGKEKTHVNVVIIGHVDSGKSTTTGHLVYKCGGIDQRRLDKFEKSAAQMGKSSFKFAWVLDKLKAERERGITIDISLLKFNTQKYTMTIIDAPGHRDFIKNMITGTSQADVALLMVSAAKGEYEAGVSRSGQTREHAVLAYTLGVKQIIVCVNKMDLTEPPYSQTRFDEVVRGVSGFLKKIGYDPTSVPFVPVSGWTGENMITATQKMPWFQGWKAKRREGNASGRTLLEVLDSIQPPVRTINKPLRLPLQDVYKIGGVGTVPVGKIETGILKPGMTLKFSPAKLTAEVKSIEMHHQGLETALPGHNVGFNIKNVAVKNLRRGDVAGNAQQDPPSDVSSFEAQVIILNHPGKIKSGYSPVLDCHTAHVTCRFAELKEKLDRRTGKKLEDQPQMLISGDAATVKMVPIKPMCVESFFTYPPLGRFAARDLKQTVAVGVIKSVEKDPGSKPKVCK is encoded by the exons ATGGGGAAGGAGAAGACTCACGTTAATGTGGTGATCATCGGCCATGTGGACAGTGGGAAGTCCACCACCACCGGCCACCTGGTCTACAAGTGCGGAGGCATCGACCAGAGAAGGCTGGACAAGTTTGAGAAGAGCGCAGCGCAG ATGGGGAAGAGTTCCTTCAAATTCGCCTGGGTGCTGGACAAGCTGAAGGCCGAGCGAGAGCGCGGAATCACCATCGACATCTCGCTGCTGAAGTTCAACACCCAGAAATACACCATGACCATCATTGACGCGCCCGGACACCGGGACTTCATTAAGAACATGATAACCGGGACTTCGCAG GCCGACGTCGCGCTCCTGATGGTCTCTGCAGCCAAGGGGGAGTACGAGGCCGGGGTGTCGAGGAGCGGCCAGACCAGGGAGCACGCCGTACTGGCCTACACGCTGGGCGTGAAGCAGATCATCGTGTGCGTGAACAAAATGGACCTGACCGAACCGCCCTACAGCCAGACGCGCTTCGACGAGGTGGTGCGCGGCGTGAGCGGCTTCCTCAAGAAGATCGGCTACGACCCCACCAGCGTCCCGTTTGTGCCAGTTTCCGGTTGGACCGGCGAGAACATGATTACCGCCACTCAGAAG ATGCCCTGGTTCCAAGGCTGGAAGGCCAAACGGAGAGAAGGGAACGCAAGTGGAAGAACTCTGCTGGAGGTTCTTGACTCTATTCAGCCCCCTGTGCGCACAATCAACAAACCCTTGCGGCTGCCTCTGCAGGATGTCTACAAAATAGGAG GAGTTGGGACTGTGCCTGTGGGTAAGATTGAAACGGGCATCCTAAAACCCGGCATGACCCTCAAGTTCTCCCCGGCCAAGCTGACCGCTGAGGTGAAGTCTATCGAGATGCATCACCAGGGGCTGGAAACGGCGCTGCCGGGCCACAACGTCGGCTTCAACATCAAGAACGTGGCTGTAAAGAACCTGCGGCGGGGGGACGTGGCCGGAAACGCCCAACAGGACCCTCCGTCTGACGTCAGCAGCTTCGAAGCCCAG GTGATCATCCTGAACCACCCGGGGAAAATTAAATCGGGCTACTCGCCGGTCCTGGACTGCCACACAGCCCACGTGACCTGTCGCTTCGCcgagctgaaggagaagctggACCGTCGGACAGGGAAGAAACTGGAGGACCAGCCGCAGATGCTGATTTCTGGAGACGCCGCCACCGTGAAGATGGTCCCAATCAAGCCGATGTGCGTGGAGAGCTTCTTCACGTACCCTCCTCTAG GACGCTTTGCTGCCAGAGACCTGAAGCAGACGGTGGCCGTAGGAGTCATCAAGTCGGTGGAGAAAGACCCAGGGTCCAAACCCAAAGTGTGTAAATAA